From the genome of Oxobacter pfennigii, one region includes:
- a CDS encoding SpoIID/LytB domain-containing protein, which yields MYEIYINGEPHTFTATDDVEDIGIGVINFIARKNKILKITGYVPPVNEKIMSRSSKSLELEYSGNMNFSDSVNIYKKDEGISVSKISNVLVGAQNINVYIDGEGHIKTIIVDGDMDLNNIRVGIKNQGFRSFDHEALEFVSASGLEIKGKKDGVNIAIPAGEKVQLNPAGSGIEVKYNDEIHIFNNRVYIEPVNAMIKILSLERGYGTPQYRGSFEVTNVSSNLRLTNEVNLEHYLYQVVPSEMPLSFGLEALKAQAVAARTYAISDLLSGRYFEMGFHVDDSTMSQVYNSSKEYPLINEAIDSTKGLVMKYDGMLIDAKYHSTSHGYGANAHEVWSSNGNFPGDVKPYLSPVSYLLEGPEFDLSTEEDADKFFKDWSLKSYDSDSPYFRWKVTFTKYQLKNTIEKNLPEVFASQPNYILTLEGNEFKDKEIPSNCLGDLLDLKVTKRGGGGNIMELCLYGTNGTYKIIKELNVRYVLRPRKSDTLGEQDILINRIKGADLKNSSLLPSAFMVFETHKNSAGDIIDVTFYGGGYGHGTGMSQYGAAYLAKEGLTFDEILKTYYKDIIIESIS from the coding sequence ATGTATGAAATATATATAAACGGAGAGCCTCACACATTTACAGCAACAGATGATGTAGAAGATATTGGTATAGGAGTAATAAATTTTATAGCAAGGAAAAATAAAATTTTAAAGATCACAGGTTATGTTCCCCCTGTCAATGAAAAAATCATGTCAAGAAGTTCAAAATCTTTGGAACTGGAATACAGCGGCAATATGAATTTTTCCGACTCCGTCAATATATACAAAAAAGATGAGGGCATTTCAGTAAGTAAAATAAGTAATGTGCTTGTGGGAGCTCAGAATATAAATGTTTACATTGATGGTGAAGGGCATATAAAAACTATCATAGTTGATGGTGATATGGACTTAAATAATATCAGGGTGGGCATTAAAAATCAGGGCTTTCGCTCCTTCGACCATGAGGCCTTGGAATTTGTATCGGCATCAGGCCTTGAAATAAAAGGAAAAAAGGACGGCGTAAACATAGCAATTCCTGCCGGTGAAAAGGTACAGCTTAATCCCGCAGGTAGCGGAATAGAAGTAAAATATAATGATGAGATCCATATTTTCAATAACCGGGTTTATATAGAGCCTGTTAATGCAATGATTAAAATTTTATCCCTGGAGAGAGGCTACGGAACTCCCCAATACAGGGGAAGCTTTGAGGTCACCAATGTTTCCTCTAATTTAAGATTAACAAACGAGGTAAATCTAGAGCATTATCTTTACCAGGTTGTTCCCAGCGAAATGCCTTTATCCTTTGGTCTTGAGGCGCTAAAGGCTCAGGCTGTGGCTGCCAGGACTTATGCCATATCCGACCTTTTGAGCGGAAGGTATTTTGAAATGGGCTTTCATGTGGACGACAGCACCATGAGCCAGGTTTATAACAGCAGCAAGGAGTATCCGCTTATAAATGAAGCAATCGATTCAACTAAAGGTTTGGTTATGAAATATGACGGTATGCTAATAGATGCAAAATATCACTCAACCTCCCATGGCTACGGTGCCAATGCCCATGAAGTTTGGTCAAGCAACGGAAATTTCCCGGGAGATGTAAAGCCCTATTTATCCCCCGTAAGCTATCTTCTGGAGGGTCCGGAATTTGATTTGTCCACCGAAGAGGACGCAGACAAGTTTTTTAAGGACTGGAGCTTAAAAAGCTATGACTCCGACTCCCCTTATTTCAGATGGAAGGTTACATTCACAAAGTATCAACTAAAAAATACCATCGAAAAGAATCTTCCTGAAGTGTTTGCAAGTCAGCCAAATTATATTTTAACTCTTGAAGGAAATGAATTTAAAGATAAGGAAATTCCCTCAAATTGTTTAGGAGACCTTCTGGACTTAAAGGTAACAAAGCGGGGCGGCGGCGGAAATATAATGGAGTTATGTTTATACGGCACCAATGGAACTTATAAGATAATTAAAGAGCTTAATGTGCGATATGTACTTCGTCCCAGAAAATCCGATACCTTAGGTGAACAGGATATTCTAATCAACAGGATAAAAGGGGCTGATTTGAAAAACAGCTCTCTCCTTCCTTCTGCCTTCATGGTTTTTGAAACACACAAAAACTCAGCCGGGGATATAATAGATGTTACATTTTACGGCGGAGGCTATGGCCACGGCACCGGCATGAGCCAGTATGGCGCAGCATACCTGGCAAAAGAAGGGCTTACCTTTGACGAAATATTAAAAACATATTACAAGGATATAATTATAGAAAGCATAAGCTGA
- a CDS encoding NADH-dependent [FeFe] hydrogenase, group A6, protein MDMINLKIDGNDILVAKGTTILEAARQFNIDIPTLCFLKEINEVGSCRMCVVEVEGSKKLQPSCVTKVSEGMVIRTNSRQVRDTRKVILELLLSNHNRECLSCERNLSCELQKLSKEMGIETPDFPRMEAAEQKVQLSPSIVRDQSKCILCGRCISVCEKIQNVGVISFANRSYETTVTTPFNHDLTELDCINCGQCIKFCPVGALKEKDDTDAVWDALENPDLHVVVQTAPAVRVALGEEFGLPVGTNVEGKMVTALKRLGFDKVFDTNFTADLTILEEGTELLNRVKNGGKLPLITSCSPGWIKFCEHNYHDFLDNLSSCKSPQQMFGAVAKSYYAQKAGVDPEKIFVVSIMPCTAKKYEAKREEMQVDDLRDVDAVLTTRELAKMIKQSRMDFVNLNDGKYDSILGDSTGAAVIFGTTGGVMEAALRTVADVLTGEDLKNIEYTPVRGLEGIKEASVNINGMDVKVAVAHGTGNAAKLLDRIRSGESNYHFIEVMACPGGCINGGGQPIIMDKNKTDEVKMKRAQGLYQIDKDSKFRKSHENPEVKRVYEEYFIEPNSHKAHHLLHTKYVER, encoded by the coding sequence ATGGATATGATTAATCTTAAAATAGATGGTAATGATATATTGGTTGCTAAAGGAACCACCATATTGGAAGCTGCAAGGCAATTCAACATTGATATACCCACCCTCTGCTTTCTGAAGGAGATAAATGAGGTAGGCTCCTGCAGGATGTGCGTTGTGGAAGTGGAAGGTTCAAAGAAGCTTCAGCCTTCCTGCGTTACAAAGGTTTCCGAGGGCATGGTCATAAGGACAAATTCAAGGCAGGTAAGAGATACTAGAAAAGTCATTTTAGAGCTTTTACTTTCAAACCACAACAGGGAGTGTCTAAGCTGTGAGAGAAATTTAAGCTGCGAGCTTCAAAAATTAAGCAAAGAAATGGGGATTGAAACACCTGATTTTCCAAGGATGGAAGCGGCGGAACAAAAGGTTCAGCTGTCACCTTCAATAGTAAGAGACCAGTCAAAATGCATACTTTGCGGAAGGTGTATATCGGTTTGCGAAAAGATTCAAAATGTCGGAGTTATAAGCTTCGCAAATAGAAGTTATGAAACTACAGTTACAACGCCTTTTAATCATGATCTGACAGAGCTTGACTGCATCAATTGCGGACAATGCATAAAATTCTGCCCTGTGGGTGCATTAAAGGAGAAGGATGACACAGATGCAGTATGGGATGCGCTGGAAAACCCCGACCTTCATGTTGTAGTCCAGACAGCTCCGGCCGTAAGAGTCGCATTGGGAGAAGAATTCGGACTGCCGGTAGGCACAAACGTTGAAGGCAAAATGGTAACGGCACTTAAGAGATTGGGGTTTGATAAGGTATTCGATACCAATTTCACCGCCGACCTTACCATATTGGAGGAGGGAACAGAGCTTTTAAACAGGGTCAAGAACGGAGGCAAACTTCCCCTTATAACCTCCTGTTCACCGGGTTGGATTAAATTCTGTGAGCACAATTATCATGACTTTCTGGATAATTTATCAAGCTGCAAATCTCCCCAGCAGATGTTTGGGGCCGTTGCAAAATCCTACTATGCACAAAAGGCAGGGGTGGATCCTGAAAAGATATTTGTGGTTTCGATCATGCCCTGTACCGCAAAGAAGTATGAGGCTAAAAGAGAAGAAATGCAGGTTGATGATTTAAGAGACGTAGACGCCGTACTGACTACAAGAGAGCTGGCAAAAATGATTAAGCAGTCAAGAATGGATTTTGTAAATTTAAATGACGGCAAATATGACAGCATACTTGGAGATTCCACGGGAGCGGCAGTTATATTCGGAACCACCGGCGGTGTTATGGAGGCAGCTTTAAGGACTGTAGCTGATGTTTTAACAGGAGAAGATTTAAAGAATATTGAATATACACCTGTAAGGGGGCTTGAGGGCATTAAAGAGGCATCCGTAAATATCAACGGGATGGATGTAAAGGTTGCCGTAGCTCACGGAACGGGAAATGCAGCAAAGCTTTTAGACAGAATAAGAAGCGGTGAGTCAAATTATCACTTTATAGAAGTCATGGCATGTCCAGGAGGATGCATAAACGGAGGCGGCCAGCCCATAATAATGGATAAAAATAAAACCGATGAAGTTAAAATGAAAAGGGCTCAAGGCTTGTACCAGATTGACAAGGACAGCAAATTTAGAAAATCCCATGAAAATCCCGAAGTCAAAAGGGTTTATGAAGAATATTTTATTGAGCCTAACAGTCATAAAGCCCATCATCTCCTTCATACAAAATATGTGGAAAGATAA
- a CDS encoding complex I 51 kDa subunit family protein gives MKKNVEVLSSMVGKIRPDSVEDYVKMGGYTALKKAMNMEPLTIVEEVKKSNLMGRGGAAYPTGIGWEQGISNPNYPKYMVCNGDEGEPGTYKDRFILEGNPLIMIEGMTIAAFVHKIEKGYIYIRGEYSAIQRIVKDAIENAKAARFLGEKILGTDMNFDLEVISGAGAYVCGENTALVESIEGKSGRPRMKPPYLKNQGLYMRPTLLNNVETFSNIPYIVNEGGENYAALGYERSGGTKLVSLAGNITNKKVFEVPFGMTIREVIEDLGGGVPNGKKVKFVQMGGNSGACFPESKLDTRLDYTELKKNGMTLGSGAILVVDETNCPVDILKVIMEFFVHESCGKCTPCREGNLRILHLLEKLSSGHGTKADIEKIKTIVKAMKSAAFCGLGESVIQPVNSLLKHFKEEFEEHAEGNCRAGICPMNRE, from the coding sequence ATGAAGAAAAATGTTGAAGTATTAAGTTCAATGGTAGGGAAAATAAGGCCGGATTCTGTTGAAGACTATGTAAAAATGGGAGGCTATACTGCCCTCAAAAAAGCCATGAACATGGAGCCTTTAACCATAGTGGAAGAAGTTAAAAAGTCAAACCTTATGGGAAGAGGGGGAGCTGCATATCCTACGGGAATAGGCTGGGAGCAAGGGATATCTAATCCAAACTATCCTAAATATATGGTATGCAACGGAGACGAAGGCGAGCCCGGAACCTATAAGGACAGGTTCATACTTGAAGGAAATCCCCTGATTATGATAGAAGGCATGACGATTGCAGCTTTTGTACACAAAATTGAGAAGGGGTATATTTATATACGGGGAGAGTATTCGGCAATACAAAGGATTGTAAAGGACGCTATAGAAAACGCGAAGGCAGCAAGGTTTTTGGGAGAAAAGATTTTAGGTACGGATATGAACTTTGACCTAGAGGTCATATCAGGTGCGGGAGCCTATGTATGCGGAGAAAATACCGCCCTGGTAGAATCCATAGAAGGCAAGTCCGGAAGGCCCAGGATGAAGCCGCCCTACCTTAAAAATCAAGGGCTTTATATGAGGCCTACCCTTTTGAACAATGTTGAAACCTTCAGCAATATACCCTATATAGTAAATGAAGGCGGAGAAAATTATGCGGCACTTGGCTATGAAAGAAGCGGAGGTACAAAGCTTGTATCCTTAGCCGGCAATATTACCAATAAAAAAGTATTTGAAGTGCCCTTTGGTATGACCATAAGAGAGGTTATCGAAGATCTGGGCGGAGGAGTTCCAAATGGCAAGAAAGTAAAATTTGTTCAAATGGGCGGAAACAGCGGTGCCTGTTTTCCTGAGTCTAAGCTTGATACAAGACTTGATTATACCGAACTTAAAAAGAATGGAATGACCTTAGGCTCAGGGGCTATATTGGTCGTGGATGAAACAAACTGCCCTGTTGATATATTAAAGGTTATAATGGAATTCTTTGTCCATGAGTCCTGCGGTAAATGCACGCCTTGCAGGGAAGGAAATTTGAGGATTCTTCATCTATTGGAGAAGCTATCTTCAGGCCATGGAACAAAAGCAGATATTGAAAAGATTAAGACCATCGTAAAAGCAATGAAGAGTGCTGCGTTCTGCGGACTGGGAGAAAGTGTAATACAGCCTGTAAATTCTCTCTTGAAGCATTTTAAAGAGGAGTTTGAAGAACATGCAGAAGGAAATTGCAGAGCGGGCATTTGCCCAATGAATAGGGAATAA
- a CDS encoding complex I 24 kDa subunit family protein, giving the protein MSKTSELEKVQAIIEKHGKSKDKLIQIMLDLQSCNEFNYLPEEWVRYAAQELDYSFSKVYETISFYAMFNLKPKGKYVIEICKSAPCHVSGANSLVDMLEKALGVKIGETTEDNVFSLNTTSCFGACDIAPAIKIGEKVYGNLNEEKLKELLDSYREVQ; this is encoded by the coding sequence GTGAGTAAAACATCGGAGCTTGAAAAAGTGCAGGCCATAATCGAGAAGCATGGCAAATCAAAAGATAAGCTTATTCAAATAATGCTGGACTTGCAGTCTTGCAATGAATTTAATTATCTTCCGGAAGAATGGGTCAGGTATGCGGCACAGGAACTCGACTATTCTTTCAGCAAGGTGTATGAAACCATATCATTTTACGCCATGTTCAATCTTAAGCCTAAAGGCAAATATGTCATAGAAATTTGCAAGAGTGCCCCCTGCCACGTAAGCGGAGCCAATAGCCTTGTGGATATGCTCGAAAAAGCTTTAGGCGTAAAAATAGGTGAGACTACCGAGGATAATGTTTTTTCACTGAATACCACAAGCTGTTTTGGAGCATGTGATATAGCACCTGCGATAAAAATCGGTGAAAAGGTTTATGGAAATCTCAATGAAGAGAAGCTTAAGGAGCTTTTGGATTCCTACAGGGAGGTGCAGTAA
- a CDS encoding Na/Pi cotransporter family protein → MDYKMLFSLIGGLGLFIFGMKLMSDGLQKVAGDKLKKLLEILTNNRIMGILVGTVVTSIIQSSSATTVMVIGFVNAGLMTLTQAAGVIMGANIGTTMTAQLIAFKLTTIAPVIVGIGVAMNLFGKKKRTKQYGEILLGFGILFMGMQTMEVAMKPLVAVKEFQDLILTLGKHPLLGVVVGMGMTAVVQSSSATIGILMAIASTGAIDINVTLPILFGDNIGTCATALLASISANKTAKKAALLHLTFNIIGTVVFMILLVPVKELIGLIAQATGTVGDVQRDIANAHTLFNLTNTIIQTPFIAFLVAFVNKLIPGTDDVEVMSLKYLDERIIETPAIAVGQTVKEVVRMGNVASENIKIAMDSFFNENENMVNVVYEKEDLINFLEREITSYLVKLSQKPLSEEQSEIVTSLFHTVNDIERIGDHAENLAEYAMYRIDSKLKFSDTAIEQLKTMSQKVYQSSVSSIKALDTGDVENAMSVIVAENDIDTMEKNFRKEHIDRLNQGVCTPASGTVFLDIISNLERIADHANNIAQAVTNRV, encoded by the coding sequence ATGGATTATAAAATGCTATTCAGCTTGATCGGCGGACTGGGACTCTTTATCTTCGGCATGAAACTTATGAGTGACGGTTTGCAGAAAGTAGCCGGCGACAAGTTAAAGAAGCTTCTCGAAATACTTACAAACAACAGGATAATGGGGATACTGGTAGGTACAGTGGTAACTTCCATAATACAAAGCAGCAGTGCGACAACGGTTATGGTAATAGGCTTTGTCAATGCCGGGCTTATGACTTTAACCCAGGCAGCAGGAGTGATAATGGGCGCTAATATAGGCACCACCATGACTGCCCAGTTAATCGCTTTTAAATTGACTACCATCGCCCCTGTTATAGTGGGTATTGGAGTTGCTATGAATCTTTTCGGCAAAAAGAAAAGGACCAAGCAGTATGGAGAAATTTTACTTGGGTTCGGTATACTTTTTATGGGTATGCAGACGATGGAAGTGGCAATGAAGCCTTTGGTGGCAGTCAAAGAATTTCAGGACCTCATTCTTACTCTTGGCAAACATCCTTTGCTCGGTGTGGTGGTAGGTATGGGAATGACTGCCGTAGTGCAAAGCAGCAGCGCGACAATCGGAATATTAATGGCTATTGCATCAACGGGAGCCATCGATATAAATGTAACTTTGCCCATACTTTTCGGGGATAACATAGGAACCTGTGCGACAGCACTTTTAGCAAGTATAAGTGCCAATAAAACAGCTAAAAAAGCAGCACTCCTTCATCTTACATTTAATATTATAGGAACCGTAGTTTTCATGATTCTACTCGTCCCTGTAAAGGAACTTATCGGATTAATAGCACAGGCAACAGGCACCGTTGGAGATGTTCAGAGGGATATAGCCAATGCACATACTCTGTTTAATCTTACAAATACCATAATCCAGACACCTTTTATAGCTTTCTTGGTGGCATTTGTGAATAAGCTGATACCCGGCACTGATGACGTTGAAGTTATGTCCTTAAAATATCTCGATGAGAGAATTATAGAGACTCCGGCAATAGCAGTAGGCCAGACAGTAAAAGAAGTGGTCAGGATGGGCAACGTGGCATCGGAAAATATAAAAATTGCAATGGATTCGTTTTTTAATGAAAATGAAAATATGGTTAATGTGGTTTATGAAAAAGAAGATCTTATAAATTTCCTTGAAAGAGAAATAACATCTTATCTTGTGAAGCTGTCACAGAAGCCTTTATCGGAAGAGCAATCGGAAATAGTTACATCTTTATTTCATACCGTAAACGACATAGAAAGAATAGGAGACCATGCTGAAAATCTGGCTGAATATGCCATGTACAGAATCGACAGCAAACTTAAATTTTCAGATACGGCCATAGAACAGCTAAAAACCATGTCACAGAAGGTTTATCAGTCCTCCGTTAGCTCCATAAAAGCATTGGATACCGGAGATGTTGAAAATGCTATGTCGGTAATAGTTGCCGAGAATGATATCGACACCATGGAAAAGAATTTTAGAAAAGAGCATATAGACAGGCTGAACCAGGGCGTATGCACTCCAGCCAGCGGGACTGTATTCCTTGATATAATAAGCAACCTTGAAAGAATTGCCGACCATGCCAACAATATAGCCCAGGCTGTAACCAACAGAGTTTAA
- the amrS gene encoding AmmeMemoRadiSam system radical SAM enzyme: protein MKEAGFYKKLKDNLVKCNLCPNYCVIENANLGSCRTRKNTGGTLYTLNYNRIAALALDPIEKKPLYHFYPGTKILSAGTLGCNLKCSFCQNWHIAQDDADTQEITGERLVDIAIKQESLGIAFTYNEPFIWYEYIYEIAKLCKKKGLKYVLVTNGYVNEEPLNEMLHLIDAMNIDVKGFTGKFYKDICKGILEPVKRTVEKAASQCHIEVTTLVVTDLNDTIDEIRELSLWLSSIDKNIPLHLSRYFPNYKLDNPPTPLNTLKMLYDEAKKHLNYVYLGNVADKDNTTYCPKCKNPLVKRGSNVTVEGIYKGKCKNCSESINIIY from the coding sequence ATGAAAGAAGCAGGATTTTATAAAAAGCTTAAGGATAATTTGGTTAAATGTAATCTATGTCCAAATTATTGCGTTATTGAAAATGCCAATTTAGGAAGCTGCCGCACTCGTAAAAACACAGGAGGTACATTATATACATTAAATTATAACCGTATAGCTGCATTAGCCCTTGACCCGATCGAGAAGAAGCCTCTATATCATTTTTATCCCGGAACTAAGATATTGTCGGCAGGAACCCTTGGCTGCAATTTAAAATGCAGCTTTTGTCAAAACTGGCATATAGCTCAGGATGATGCAGATACACAGGAAATCACCGGTGAAAGATTGGTTGATATTGCAATTAAGCAGGAAAGCCTAGGTATTGCTTTTACATATAACGAGCCCTTCATATGGTATGAATATATATATGAAATTGCAAAGCTGTGCAAGAAAAAAGGCCTTAAATATGTATTGGTAACAAACGGCTATGTAAATGAGGAGCCTTTAAATGAAATGCTTCACTTAATTGATGCTATGAACATAGACGTTAAGGGATTTACCGGCAAATTTTATAAGGATATATGTAAAGGAATTTTAGAGCCTGTTAAAAGAACGGTAGAAAAAGCGGCGTCCCAATGTCATATAGAGGTTACAACCCTCGTTGTGACTGATCTGAACGATACGATAGATGAGATAAGGGAATTATCCCTTTGGCTTTCATCCATTGATAAAAATATTCCTCTTCACCTTTCAAGATATTTCCCCAATTATAAGCTTGATAACCCGCCGACACCCTTAAATACCTTAAAAATGTTATATGACGAGGCTAAAAAGCATTTGAATTATGTATATTTAGGAAATGTTGCAGATAAAGACAATACTACATATTGCCCCAAATGCAAAAACCCTCTTGTAAAAAGAGGGTCTAATGTTACTGTTGAAGGTATTTATAAAGGTAAATGCAAAAACTGCAGTGAATCTATAAATATTATATATTAA
- the amrA gene encoding AmmeMemoRadiSam system protein A: MGKLLKTYITPHPPIIVHEVGLGREAGVQSTINAMNYVAEEIGNLSPGVIIVITPPHSPAFGDAMSISIEKFLYGDFGQFGAPEVSFKLETDVRLSNLIMRKAAAQSLPVAPIDSEASKRYGISSKLDHGAMVPLYFVNNRYRDYKMVYITYGRLGNEKLYHFGRLIRESIEEVASDAVLICSGDLSHRLNIQAPAGYHPKGEEYDSTIVDLLRGADIDKIMDIDKALIEMAAECAYPSIITALGSLDGMDINGEVLSYEGTFGVGYCVAAYSLCNKNSHKDRIDYYYGRKKDITKNLRAKEDEYVRLARESLTHYIKTGKFMDIPDSTSDELLIKKAGVFVSIKKDGMLRGCIGTIEGVHENIAREIIQNAVSAGTRDMRFYEVEEDELDELVFSVDVLGETHPVKNIKELDPVRYGVIVSKGSKRGLLLPNLEGVNTVDEQLNIALNKAGIRNNEDYKIEKFAVYRHF, encoded by the coding sequence TTGGGTAAACTTTTAAAGACTTATATTACTCCCCATCCTCCCATCATCGTTCATGAGGTTGGATTAGGGCGAGAAGCGGGAGTTCAAAGCACAATAAATGCGATGAATTATGTTGCAGAAGAAATAGGGAACTTATCTCCAGGTGTGATTATTGTAATTACACCTCCTCATAGTCCGGCCTTTGGGGATGCCATGTCAATAAGCATAGAAAAATTCTTGTACGGAGATTTCGGGCAATTTGGAGCTCCGGAAGTTTCCTTTAAGCTTGAGACTGACGTAAGGCTTTCCAATTTAATAATGCGAAAGGCAGCCGCCCAAAGCTTGCCTGTAGCTCCTATTGATTCTGAGGCTTCTAAAAGGTATGGAATATCATCAAAGCTTGACCATGGTGCTATGGTTCCCTTGTACTTTGTAAATAATAGATACAGGGACTATAAAATGGTTTATATCACCTATGGAAGGCTTGGCAATGAAAAGCTGTATCACTTCGGCAGATTAATTAGAGAGTCAATAGAGGAAGTGGCTTCGGATGCCGTTTTGATCTGCAGCGGAGATTTATCCCATAGGCTCAATATACAGGCGCCTGCAGGATACCACCCCAAGGGTGAAGAATATGACAGCACTATAGTTGATTTATTAAGAGGCGCTGATATCGATAAAATAATGGATATTGATAAAGCTTTGATAGAAATGGCTGCTGAATGCGCTTACCCTTCAATTATAACAGCTCTAGGCTCTCTTGACGGTATGGATATTAATGGAGAAGTACTATCCTATGAGGGAACCTTCGGGGTTGGTTATTGTGTTGCTGCATACAGTTTATGTAACAAAAACAGCCATAAAGATAGGATAGACTATTATTATGGCAGGAAAAAAGACATTACAAAGAATTTAAGAGCCAAGGAAGATGAATATGTAAGGCTGGCAAGAGAGAGCCTTACTCATTATATAAAAACGGGAAAGTTTATGGATATACCGGATAGCACATCTGATGAGCTGCTGATAAAAAAAGCAGGGGTATTTGTATCAATCAAGAAGGATGGCATGCTGAGAGGCTGCATAGGCACCATAGAAGGTGTACATGAGAATATTGCCCGGGAAATTATCCAAAATGCAGTATCGGCAGGCACGAGGGACATGAGATTTTATGAGGTGGAGGAAGATGAGCTGGATGAGCTTGTGTTTTCTGTAGACGTGTTAGGAGAGACACATCCGGTAAAAAACATAAAAGAATTAGACCCTGTACGCTACGGTGTAATTGTAAGCAAGGGGAGCAAAAGAGGCTTGCTGCTTCCTAACCTTGAGGGGGTCAATACCGTCGACGAGCAATTAAATATAGCTTTAAATAAGGCAGGAATAAGAAATAATGAGGATTATAAAATAGAAAAGTTTGCAGTTTATAGGCATTTTTAG
- the cwlD gene encoding N-acetylmuramoyl-L-alanine amidase CwlD gives MSGTLKKVLGLIIISMLIIILNILFGDVKNASTIPVGNKIVVIDAGHGGRDAGASGKAGLEEKDINLLIAKKLKAYIEESGGTVIMIREEDEGLYSEESRNKKREDMQNRKKIILDSSADVFISIHLNSFPEGKYHGAQVFYPKGPKSSQWLARVMQQELRRVLDKNNDRVEKSNDTYFIIKDNGIPSVLIECGFLSNAAEEKLLGQGWYQEKIAWSIYIGLLRYFSEPIPDVIPGEG, from the coding sequence ATGAGCGGCACACTTAAAAAAGTACTGGGTTTAATTATTATATCAATGCTAATAATTATACTGAACATATTATTTGGTGATGTTAAGAATGCTTCAACCATTCCCGTGGGAAACAAGATTGTGGTTATAGATGCCGGACATGGAGGCCGGGATGCAGGGGCCTCGGGTAAGGCAGGACTTGAAGAGAAAGATATAAATCTTTTAATTGCTAAAAAGCTTAAGGCTTACATTGAAGAAAGCGGCGGCACTGTAATTATGATCAGGGAAGAAGACGAAGGCCTTTACTCTGAGGAGAGCAGGAATAAAAAGAGAGAGGATATGCAAAACAGAAAAAAAATAATTCTAGACAGCAGTGCAGATGTATTTATAAGCATACACCTAAACAGCTTTCCTGAAGGGAAATATCATGGCGCCCAGGTCTTTTACCCCAAAGGGCCAAAGTCAAGCCAGTGGCTGGCAAGAGTTATGCAGCAGGAGCTGAGAAGGGTATTGGATAAAAACAATGACAGAGTAGAAAAGAGCAACGATACTTATTTTATCATTAAGGATAATGGCATCCCCTCGGTATTGATAGAATGCGGATTTTTATCCAATGCCGCTGAGGAAAAGCTCTTAGGCCAGGGCTGGTATCAGGAAAAAATAGCATGGAGCATATACATAGGCCTCCTTAGATATTTCAGCGAGCCTATTCCCGATGTTATACCCGGTGAAGGTTAA